The DNA sequence CATCATTGCTGCTGAAAAAGATGGGAACAGAGACTCTGGTTACGAAGAGCCTGTTTACTcgaaggaggaggaagctggATATCAGGCTCCGGCTCAAGCACCACTCGGCAACGCTCCTCCAGATGGTGGTCTGCGGGCATGGCTCGTCGTTGCAGGAGCATGGTGCACTTCGTTTTGCAGCTTTGGGTGGATTAATAGTATGTTTCCTTTCACATATGGTACTGATGAGCTTAGGATGGCTGAATGAGCTAACCCATCGACAAAAATCAGGTGTTGGAGCGTTCCAGGACTACTACGAAACTACGATTCTGAAAGACTATTCGGCCAGTACCGTCTCCTGGATCCCATCTTTGCAGATTTTCTTCATGATGTTCTTGGTAAGTCaattgatgccatggatACCACGGTGCTTGTTACCAGCTTGAGTTATGCCCCTAGCTAACGTCGATTGCCTGTTTAGGGACCCTTCGTCGGCCTTATATACGACAAATATGGCCCTCGCTACCTCATCATTGGCGGAACCTTTTTGCATGTCTTTGGCCTGATGATGACATCCATTTCTACCCAGTACTACCAAATTCTCCTTTCCCAGGGAGTCTGCAGCGCCATCGGTGTTtctgccatcttccagccAGGTAAGTCGGCCGCATATGTTTCGCCCATGCGTTCAAATCTAATCAATGAATACAGCGCTTAACAGTATCGCTACCTGGTTCACTACGAAACGCGGTGCCGCCTACGGACTTTTGGCGACTGGATCAAGTTTAGGAGGCGTTGTTTTCCCCATCATGGTCACTCGATTGATCAAAGAAGTTGGCTTTCCCTGGGCAATGCGAATATGTGCCTTCCTGATCCTCGGCCTCCTCATAAtcgccatcttgacggtTGATGCGTTCAACCCACCAAAGTTCCAGCCAATCACCTTGAGGAGAATGGTGGCTCCTTTCACCGAATTTCAGTTTGCCTGTGTTTGCGTGGGGTTACTGCTATTTACTTTTGGGCTTTATGTCCCAATCAACTTTGTCTCGGTcgaggctgctgcgggcGGAGTAGACCCCAACTTGGTGTTATACATGGTTCCTATTCTGAACGCCGGAAGGTATGATGGTCTTGAAAGTTGATTCTCTTTGTGTATCTGCGTGTTTTGCTAACCATGATCTTTCCAGTTTATTCGGCCGCATATTCTCTGGCTTTGCTGGTGACAAGTTTGGCCGCTACAACGTCTTCGTTACTGTCTGTTACCTAGCCAGTATCTTCGTTTTGGCCCTTTGGATTCCTGCAGCTACAACTGCCGCGAGAATTGCCtttgctgccatctttggaTTCTTCTCTGGAGCATACGTCGCCTTGATCGCTGCGCTCGTGGTTCAGATATCGCCCGCGACTGAAATGGGCTTCCGGATGGGCCTCTCATTTTTcgttttgtcttttggagGCCTGACGACAAATCCCATCTCTGGCGCCATTCTTGAGGGCCCATTGGGATGGCTTGGACCAAAGATTTTCTCTGGTGTTTTTTGCTTAGTCGGAACGACCTTTGTGTTTGCTGCGAGAATCAAGCAGACGGGATGGAAGCTGAACGCAGTCTTTTAAAATCACATGAGATTTGAGCAAAAAGTATAGAAAATTGCATGTTGCATCATATGCGGATAGATATAGATGTTTGATTTGATAATGCACACTGCATAAATGCCAGGCCATTAGAGGTCTGCCAAATATACATATAATTAATATCTAATATTAAGAACCATCTAGATGCAACGTGACAGGGTATATACAGCGCATACATGGAAATGTACTGCATTAAAAATAACTGGAGAAGTCGTACAGATCCACGTGTAAATCTTCAACCAGCGTATTCCAGTCCGGAAGGTTGTTCTGCATGAGGCTGTTCCAATCCACGTTTTCTCCATCGAAACGACGGACGTCCATTACTGCCTCTGGGAGAGAATTCTCcatatcttcttcatcaggaGTTTCATCGACTCCTTCTGGTGTAGAACCCGGTGTGTCACTGCCACTCATCAACGACTGCCGTATCATCTCAGCTTTCTTGCGCATTCTCTtcaagatgatggccttCAACGCAGGGCTGGTAACTGCCATGGACATTCTCGCTTCCTCCAGCTCAAATTGCTTTGCGACTATAACCCACGCCCGCTCAACACTAGGACCGCTCGGTGAGACGCAGAGATGCCATAAAACATAGAGCAGCATGTGGTACTGTGGATGGCCGTGCATGCACCATCTATATGGCCGCAAAAGCTCATCTCCCCATAGCTCGAGGTGAATCTCAAGGCATCGCAGGGCAGACAAAAGATTTGCCTCCGTGGCAAAAGTGTTTCGCTTGTCGGGATTCTCCAAATTTGCGAGTTGCTGCCGCGTGACAAAGTCTATCTTGTGTACCATGGCCAAAGCCGTTTTCATGGCCATTCTCTGTATAGGAATCACGGGATTGCACGGCTTGATATATTGTTCGACGCGAGACCTTAGTTGGCTGAACAGGTTGCTCCTGATTACTTCTTTGGGCGTCGGCCCTGATGGTGTCATTGACAGGTTGGCCATGGTCTGTAATGTCTGGGCCACTTCCATGCATGTCAACGGAAGACTCATCTTGGTCCATCCGCTGTGAGGAGGTGGCAGCTCTTTCATGTCCGGGCGAAGCTCGTTGTCGTCAATGTTGAGTGGCATTTTGGTGTCATATCCTGGAACGGTCGACCAGGAGCTGATACCGTGATCTTCAGCAGCCCTCCCGTCCCTTGCCAGGAAGTGCCACCACAACCGCCTGCGGACTTCGGACTCGAACGGCGAGATTCCCAGCTTGCTTCCATCTCTGTGAAGGCCGATGGAATGCGCCATTCTTACGGCAAGGCCGCTCAGAATCCAGATGCCCCTACCGTGATAATGAGCTCGGATGGACGCCTAATTTAACGGATTAGCAACTACGTTTCAAGAATAacaatggccgagatggagagggcaTACCAGATATATAGCCAATGCTTGAAGCAGTACAACTGTTGGATTCTCCAACATATCCACCGCCGCTAAATACATCTGGAAGTCTTGTTTGAATGTCCGTAGCGCAGTCGTTTTGTCAACGCCAAGTATATACTGAGCTTCATCTGGCTCCATTGTCAATGTAGCAGCAAAATACACGGCTGAGACAAGGGCTAGAGTGTCTTTTGATACGGCATCTGGTTGGTGGATGGCCGTGAAAACAGTCACTTCATCTGTAGGGATATGCAAGACTTTAATGGTGGCGTCAACATTCTGGACAAATAAATGCCATAGCTGTGTAGCATGTAATCGGGATAGACGCcatcccttttctttttcctcaaAGACAGTAGGACCAGAGAGTAAGCCTAAGAGGCTGAATGGCGAGTCAGGATCTGGTTTCTTTATTTCACAGCACGGTGAATGTAACAGTGAGGATTTATCTTGGTCCTTTAGTTACATCATATTAGCTTCATAATGTATATAAAAGGATTCCTCGCAGAGGTTGACTAATAGCTTACCTCCTCGATGACCCTAGATATAAGAAGCTCATTGAAATATTGGCTTGAGGTACCATTTCTGATCAGGACCTCCTCTGACGGAAGTTCCTGAGACTCCTGGGGAGATTCATGAGGGCTCACGGGTAGATTCGGTACAAAAGATAATTGTGCagatggcggcaatggccttcTTGCCGCTCCGCTTTGGTCGATGGACGCCGCTACGATTGTCTTCTCAAGATCTGATATCCTCGACGCAACATCTGCAATGGTAGCCTTCCTAACTCGTCGAACAGGCCGGTCTGACGACGGATAAGTGCACGTGAGACGAGCCCTCACGCATGCCAAGCACGGCGTCTGTCTGTCGCATCGGATCTTCCTCCGGTGGCAGAGAACGCAGGACCTGTCCGGCCTTCGGCGGGGattcggcgatggcggcgtgAGATCACGGTCCGTGGCAACGGGAGTTATTAGAGGGTCAATACTGGCTGGCCGGCTGGGATCATGCGGAGGAGACATGTCTCAAGGAGCCTCTGAGTTGAGCCCAACCCAAACTGCAGTGAATGGAATGCTTCTACAACAGCCAATATTTCGGTTCAGTGAGCAAAAGAGTCCCCGACCGAACTGACTGAGCCTGGGATAATCAACGACTTTGTCTTGCAGCAACCGGTTCGGCTTTTGCATAAGCACCGAGGCCGAGAGGTCGCACTTTTACCTCATTGAGCTAAAGCGGGAGCACCGACGAATACATTAGTAATTACTCTGTAGCACGCAACTTGGTACGGCAGCTTTTAAGGGCATTGTAACCAATAAAGGCTTAGCAACAGGATCAACAAGATCCAAGCTGAGAGCAAGCTTTACACGCGGGAAGTTGAATGCGATCAATTATGAGACGGACATTGCTTCATCACAACCCCGTGCCATGTGCAATACCTCGGAATCCGAAGTGGCAGAAACGGATCTCCACTCGATTACTGATGTGGCGTGAATAAGCCGGCCCAGGGCCTGCTGAAGGGCTTCCCTGTGCGTTGGCTGTGGCATGGCTGCTTCTATACCACTTGGAGAGAGCGATCGACTTTTCAGTGATAGAGTGTGCCTATCCCAGTCATTTTGTAGCAGCAAGCCGTTGCTCCCCTAATGAGaataataattagtttaatagAACTGGTGACGATTCAAGGCTCAAGGGCATTACCTAGTACCTGGCCCtattcttcatcttgtcctGTACAAAGAGTTGGCTTGTGAAGCCACTCACTCTGTGACAATTTCCATGCGTGTGCATAACCAGAGCCTAGGTCAAATGTTGGCAACTATAGCCACAAAGTATTACCTCAGTGAAGCAGCGCCCAAAAGGCCATCAACTTCATTTGGGGCATGCTGTCCATTTTATTCCTCTGCCGGCATGGTACAGAGCGTTTCGGCAGCAACCCGAAACTACCGAGCGCCCGACTCTTTCTCGGATTCGGCTGCAACCACCTCGCCTATAGCTCTGTGCGCTACGTGAAATTACCTCGGAACTTGGAAAATGACTCGAATTCGTGCTTCTCGCCTCGAAATAGTCTCGAAATAGCGTCTTTATGGATCGATTACAGCATGATTATTTTGTTAAACAGAGTCCGTTCAGGAAAAGATCCCCAGTTATCGATATAAAATGGGCAGCCGATGTGGGTATCACTCGGCAAGCTATTCGGCAGTAGTGGTCTCGAACAAAAATATATGAAGCTTAAGATAAGGTTGCGAATCATTCGGatagaaatatatatatatatatttacatCAAATGGAACGATATTTATTGGCTTTCTATTGAGGGATTAGAACAAGCTCACCATCGTTGCATTGAGCGGAAAAAGTGAATGACTTTCGTATGCCTCGTCAGCAAGAGCACTACCTGTAAGAAACCACTGACTTTGTAGCCTGTCGAATAAATTAACAAGTGAGGAGATTGTTTCTTCGGTTAATCTAGAAGAATGCCGCGGCCCTCTATCATGCCACAAATCATCTAAATCAGCCGATACTATATTGCTCGTACGTTACTCGTCGGCTACCAAGAAGGAACTGCGGTGGATGTGCTTTACAACTTGTAGCGATATCCCAGCTATATGCAATCAACTGACTCAATGGAAGTTGGGAAATGTTTACACTTTATCCCGGTTGATGGCTACTCTCCAGGCCTTTGCGCGCTGCAAGAAAGCCGGATAAAAGACACGAGTCTCTTGTAGATTTGCATTGTTTTAAAGCGTTGTAGATTATAAAGCTCCACCTTAATACTTTGTTATTCACGCTGTTAATTGTGACTTTTGGTATGACAGCTCAGCCCATTTGGCAATCATCTCAGTGGGCTGCAACTGTAGATATCAGCCAAACTTTCcaatatttagcttatatGTATGAAGGGTGTTGTTTGAGCTATGCGTCAATACTCAAGGAGTGTTAAATGGTTCCTATGCTCTGGTGAAAggcatctcatctccctctGCATCAATAGACGATTAGAATTTTGCAATTGGCTGCTTTCTCCTTTTTAATGTTAAAAGGAAACCCAAAGTATCGATTTGCACACAATACTGGTTGCCAATACTCATAGCGTCGTTTCTGATTAAACACTTTGTGAATTACACAATATGAGGCATGACACTAGCTCTGTCTTAGATTAGTTTACTTTAAAGATTTTCCGCCTTTCGTAGTTTGAGTCTGTAAACCGCAATGAGATGTTGGTTTGTATCCATGTATCATTTCGGTCGAGGTAGTTTCGCCGATACGACTCTCGAACTAGCTCACTATCTATTCATTGCTCTACAAATGTATCAATCCACGTGTCCCTAGTTTAATCGTTATTTTTCCGGCATATTAGCTTTGCGCTGCCGTCTTCCACCCATTCATTGTAGGTAACTGTCGGTTCCGGGTAAGCTATGAGCAAAAAAATGGGCAATCATATCCTAGAACATGAccatcttgctgctctcgcACAGCCGAATAATTTGGcctttaaaaaaaatcttattgGCAGAAAGATATTATTGTAAGGAATT is a window from the Trichoderma atroviride chromosome 5, complete sequence genome containing:
- a CDS encoding uncharacterized protein (EggNog:ENOG41~TransMembrane:12 (i67-85o110-130i137-156o162-182i194-214o226-249i269-293o305-324i336-356o362-384i396-418o424-445i)) is translated as MFSGSNSSDTVMEDGGHNEQHIIAAEKDGNRDSGYEEPVYSKEEEAGYQAPAQAPLGNAPPDGGLRAWLVVAGAWCTSFCSFGWINSVGAFQDYYETTILKDYSASTVSWIPSLQIFFMMFLGPFVGLIYDKYGPRYLIIGGTFLHVFGLMMTSISTQYYQILLSQGVCSAIGVSAIFQPALNSIATWFTTKRGAAYGLLATGSSLGGVVFPIMVTRLIKEVGFPWAMRICAFLILGLLIIAILTVDAFNPPKFQPITLRRMVAPFTEFQFACVCVGLLLFTFGLYVPINFVSVEAAAGGVDPNLVLYMVPILNAGSLFGRIFSGFAGDKFGRYNVFVTVCYLASIFVLALWIPAATTAARIAFAAIFGFFSGAYVALIAALVVQISPATEMGFRMGLSFFVLSFGGLTTNPISGAILEGPLGWLGPKIFSGVFCLVGTTFVFAARIKQTGWKLNAVF
- a CDS encoding uncharacterized protein (EggNog:ENOG41), which produces MSPPHDPSRPASIDPLITPVATDRDLTPPSPNPRRRPDRSCVLCHRRKIRCDRQTPCLACVRARLTCTYPSSDRPVRRVRKATIADVASRISDLEKTIVAASIDQSGAARRPLPPSAQLSFVPNLPVSPHESPQESQELPSEEVLIRNGTSSQYFNELLISRVIEEDQDKSSLLHSPCCEIKKPDPDSPFSLLGLLSGPTVFEEKEKGWRLSRLHATQLWHLFVQNVDATIKVLHIPTDEVTVFTAIHQPDAVSKDTLALVSAVYFAATLTMEPDEAQYILGVDKTTALRTFKQDFQMYLAAVDMLENPTVVLLQALAIYLASIRAHYHGRGIWILSGLAVRMAHSIGLHRDGSKLGISPFESEVRRRLWWHFLARDGRAAEDHGISSWSTVPGYDTKMPLNIDDNELRPDMKELPPPHSGWTKMSLPLTCMEVAQTLQTMANLSMTPSGPTPKEVIRSNLFSQLRSRVEQYIKPCNPVIPIQRMAMKTALAMVHKIDFVTRQQLANLENPDKRNTFATEANLLSALRCLEIHLELWGDELLRPYRWCMHGHPQYHMLLYVLWHLCVSPSGPSVERAWVIVAKQFELEEARMSMAVTSPALKAIILKRMRKKAEMIRQSLMSGSDTPGSTPEGVDETPDEEDMENSLPEAVMDVRRFDGENVDWNSLMQNNLPDWNTLVEDLHVDLYDFSSYF